In Panicum virgatum strain AP13 chromosome 4N, P.virgatum_v5, whole genome shotgun sequence, a single window of DNA contains:
- the LOC120670314 gene encoding uncharacterized protein LOC120670314 produces MAAVYVDDIIVKTPRADDLVATLSTTFANLKRFNIKLNPEKCTFGVPKGKLLGYMVSKHSIEANRDKIAAITNMGPIRGVKGVQRLSECLAALSRFIARLGKRGLPLYKLLKKSDTFVWTEEAQAALGRLKALLSSPPVLVAPDPCEPLLLYLAATNHVVSAALVVEREEQGHALKVQRPVYFMSEVLTDTKLQYPQTQKLLYAIIMAVKKLQHYFTEHEVSVVTSFPLGEVVRNRDAVGRISKWAVELMGYDVKFVPRTVIKSQALTDFIAEWTEVQAPTPEISHEYWTLYFDGSVMGLGAGAGVVLVSPEGDKFQYVVRLHFPASNNVAEYEALTSGLRIAIDIGATRLYIYGDSKLVIDQVMKNSNYESPLMDAYYQEVRKLEGGFRGLELHHIPWKQNLDADALAKMAAERKPAPNRIFVNDLNTPSAREKQPAADQTKIGKTEHAPSDPAHDQFTKWIEAKPTITIDSKEVVKFFLDIIYRIGVPNSVITDNGTNFAGHYFQVFAEGYGIQIDWASVGHPCTNRSLGGKATGSALELANHT; encoded by the exons CACGTTCGCAAATCTCAAGAGGTTCAACATCAAACTAAACCCCGAGAAATGCACGTTCGGTGTGCCTAAGGGCAAACTACTCGGGTACATGGTGTCCAAGCATAGCATTGAAGCCAACCGCGACAAAATTGCGGCCATCACCAACATGGGACCCATCCGCGGCGTCAAGGGCGTCCAGAGGTTATCCGAGTGCCTAGCAGCGCTCAGCCGGTTCATTGCCCGGCTGGGAAAGCGAGGCTTGCCGCTATACAAACTCCTCAAAAAATCCGACACGTTTGTCTGGACGGAGGAGGCACAGGCAGCCCTCGGCCGCCTCAAGGCTCTCTTATCCTCTCCACCAGTGCTCGTGGCACCGGATCCCTGCGAACCCCTTTTGCTTTACCTGGCAGCCACTAACCATGTGGTCAGCGCCGCTCTGGTGGTTGAAAGGGAAGAACAGGGACACGCCCTTAAGGTCCAACGTCCCGTGTATTTCATGAGCGAGGTACTGACTGACACCAAGTTACAGTACCCGCAAACACAAAAACTCCTCTATGCCATCATCATGGCGGTCAAGAAACTGCAACACTACTTCACTGAGCATGAGGTGTCTGTCGTCACCTCATTCCCACTCGGCGAAGTGGTTCGCAACCGCGATGCCGTGGGACGGATATCCAAATGGGCAGTTGAGCTGATGGGCTACGacgtcaagttcgtgccacgcacGGTGATAAAGTCTCAGGCCCTGACTgacttcatcgccgagtggacAGAAGTCCAAGCTCCGACCCCAGAAATCTCTCACGAGTACTGGACCctctacttcgacgggtcggtcatGGGACTTGGCGCGGGGGCCGGGGTCGTCCTAGTCTCCCCAGAAGGAGACAAGTTCCAGTACGTAGTCCgcctccacttccccgcatcCAACAACGTTGCAGAGTATGAGGCGCTCACTAGCGGCCTCCGCATAGCCATCGACATCGGGGCAACCCGCCTGTACATCTATGGCGACTCCAAGCTGGTAATCGACCAGGTCATGAAGAACTCCAATTACGAAAGCCCTCTCATGGATGCATACTACCAGGAAGTCCGCAAGCTAGAAGGAGGATTCCGGGGTctggagctccaccacatcccATGGAAGCAAAACCTAGATGCGGACGCTCTCGCAAAGATGGCCGCTGAGCGCAAGCCGGCGCCCAACCGCATTTTCGTCAATGACCTAAACACGCCGTCAGCGCGAGAGAAGCAACCGGCCGCGGACCAGACAAAAATAGGGAAAACAGAGCACGCTCCCTCCGACCCAGCCCACGACCAG ttcaccaaatgGATAGAAGCAAAACCGACAATCACGATCGACTCCAAGGAGGTCGTCAAGTTCTTCCTAGACATCATTTACAGAATCGGCGTACCCAACTCcgtcatcaccgacaacgggacCAACTTCGCAGGTCACTACTTCCAAGTGTTTGCGGAAGGATACGGGATCCAGATCGACTGGGCATCGGTCGGACACCCGTGCACAAACAG ATCGCTGGGTGGAAAAGCTACCGGCAGTGCTCTGGAGCTTGCGAACCACACCTAA